The sequence below is a genomic window from Halolamina litorea.
CCGCCGGGCTGGAGGTTGGCGATCTTGGGCGTCCGGCGGCTGATCTCGTCGAAGTCCTCGATCGAGAGGTCGACCCCGGCCTCCGCAGCCAGCGCGAGCAGGTGGAGCACGGCGTTCGTGGAGCCGCCCATCGCGACCTGCAGCGCGATGGCGTTCTCGAAGGAGGCCCGGCTGAGTACGTCGGAGGGTTTGCGGTCGTGTTCGACGGTGTCGAGGGCGAGTTCGCCCGCACGCTCGGCGACGGCGATCCGGCCCTCGCTCTCGGCGGGCGGCGACGCGCTGCCCAGCGGGGCGAGTCCGAGCGCCTCGCCGATTGAGGCCATGGTGTTGGCGGTGAACATCCCGCCACAGGAGCCCGCGCCCGGACAGGCGTTGCGCTCCAGTTCGTCCAACTCCTCGCGGCTCATCTCCCCCTGCGCGTAGGTGCCAACGCCCTCGAAGACGTTCTGGACGGTGACCTCGCGGCCCTCGTGCTGGCCCGGGAGGATCGAGCCGCCGTAGAGGAAGACGCTCGGAAGGTCCGTCCGGATGGCGGCCATCAGCATCCCCGGGAGGTTCTTGTCGCAGCCGGCGACGGTAACCAGCGCGTCGAGGCGTTCGCCGAACGCGACGAGTTCGACGGAGTCGGCGATCACCTCCCGCGAGATCAGCGACGCGCGCATCCCCTCGGTCCCCATCGAGATGGCGTCCGAGATGGTGATCGTCCCGAACTCGATGGGCATCCCGCCGGCCGCGTCCACGCCGTCGATGGCGCCGTCGGCGACGTCGTCGAGGTGGACGTTACACGGCGTCACGTCGGCCGCGGGGTTGGCGACCCCGACCATCGGCGACGCGAGGTCGTCGTCGTCGAACCCCATCGCACGAAACATCGCGCGGTGGGGTGCCCGCTCGGCTCCCTCGGTCACTTCCCGGCTCCGCAGGTCCGGGGACTTCCCCCCGTTCGGGGCGTCCGCCGCTCCCTCTGTGTCCTGTCGACTCATACCACTTCCCGCGTCCGGGAGCACTTAACTCCGTTCCGACCGCGGGGTGTGTGACCGTATCGTATCGTGACGTGGGTTATTAATCGTGATGGTCTGAGCCGACACGTTTAACACCTGCTACCCTGTACCGTGGTGTACAATGTCTCACGACAACGAGGGCACGTCGGTATCCCCGGCGGATCGAGTTCTCCCAGGGCACGCTGAAAACTGATTCCGAGTTCGCCACGGCTCGGATCTTCGACACCACCCTGCGAGACGGTGAACAGTCGCCCCGTACTTCGTTCTCCTACGACGACAAACGCGAGATAGCCGCGGCGCTCGATACGGCGGGCGTCGACGCCATCGAGGCTGGCTTCCCGGTGAACTCCGACGCGGAGTTCGCCGCGGTCCGGGACATCGCGTCGGCGGCCGACACGACGGTGTGTGGGCTCGCCCGCGTCGTCGAGAAGGACGTCGAGGCCGCAATCGACGCCGGCGTCGATCTGGTCCACGTGTTCGCGTCGACCAGCGACGTCCAGATCGAGGACTCGATGCACGCCAGCCGCGAGGCCGTGATCGAGCGCTCGGTCCGGAGCGTCGAGCGCGCCGCCGAGTCCGGGGCCGAGGTGATGTTTTCCCCGATGGACGCCACCCGAACCGACCCCGACTACCTCGCCGAGGTGGTCGAGGCGGTATCGGCGGTCGGCGTCGATTGGATCAACGTCCCCGACACCTGCGGGGTCGCCACACCCGGGCGGTTCGCGGACCTGATCCGCACCGTTCGGGAACACACCGACGCGCGGATCGACGTGCATACGCACGACGACTTCGGGCTGGCGAGCGCGAACGCGCTGGCCGGGTTCGAGGCCGGCGCCGACCGGGCGCAGGTCTCAGTCGGCGGCATCGGCGAGCGCGCCGGCAACGCCGCCTTCGAGCAGGTCGTCATGGCCGCCGAGAGCGTCTACGGCGCAGACACCGGGGTCGACACCACGAAGATCACCGAACTGGCACGGATCGTCGAGGCACGCAGCGGCGTGCCGACGGCGCCGAACGCGCCGGTCGTCGGCGACAACGCGTTCGCCCACGAGTCCGGCATCCACGCCGCCGGCGTCATCGAGAACTCGGCGACGTTCGAGCCGGGCGTCATGACCCCGGAGATGGTCGGGGCCGAGCGCGAACTGGTGTTGGGCAAACACACCGGCACCCACTCGGTCCGCGAACGCCTGCGGCAGGCGGGCTACGACCCGACCGACGAGGAGGTCCGCGCGGTCACCCGCGAGGTGAAAGACCGCGGTGCCGCCGGCGACGAGATCACCGAGGACACCCTCACGACCGTCGCCGAGGCCAACGACGTGGCCCGAGAACCCGAACGTATCACGGAGGAACCGGCCCGATGATCGCCGCCGAGGACGCCAGCCGCCAGCCACAGCGCTCCCGACCGTGTCACGCTGCAGCATGCCGTGAAAAGAGTTATCACGGGCGACGCCGTGGCTCAGTTCATGACGCGTCGACGCTACACCGGTTCGCCCGGCGTCAGCGTCTCGCTCGTGATTGTAGGGGCTGCCTGACCCCTACCACCCCCTCTCCTCACCCGACTGTCGCATCACCCGACAACCGAGCCTGCAGCAACAGTTCCACATGAGCGAGCGAGCACATCCGGCGCCACCTGAGGAGGGGACGGAGCCGGAACGCCACGACCGAACCGAACTGAGCGACGAACAGCCGACAGAGCCGGCGCCGCCGGCGACCGGTGCCGACGCCGCAATCGCCGCCCTCACGGCGGCCGGCGTCGAGCACGTCTTCGGCGTCCAGGGCGGAGCAATCATGCCCGTCTACGACGCGCTGGCGGAAGCCGACGACGGGCCGACGCATCTGACGATGGCCCACGAGCAAGCCGCGGCTCACGCCGCGGACGCCTACGGGCAGGTCACCGGCGAGCCGGGAGTCTGTATGGCCACCTCCGGCCCGGGCGCGACGAACCTCATCACCGGCATCGCCGACGCCGACATGGACTCGGACCCCGTCGTCGCGCTGACCGGACAGGTCCCGACCGAGTTCCTCGGCAACGACGCGTTCCAGGAGACCGACACCGTCGGCGTCACCCGACCGATCACGAAGGAGAACTACTTCGCGGGCGACGCCGACCGGATCGGCGCGACCGTCAGCGAGGCCGTCGAACTGGCCGGCGCCGGACGACCCGGGCCGACGCTGGTGGACCTGCCGAAGGACGCCAGCACGACCGAAACCGCGGCCGGCCCGGAACCGGGCCGGCTGCCGACGTACTACGACGTGCCAGACCGCGCCGACGAGTCGGCAATCGAGGCCGCCGCCGCGGCGTTCGAGGCGGCCGAGCGGCCGCTGGTACTGGCCGGCGGCGGCGTGGTGAAGGCGGAGGCAAGCGAGGAACTCCGGGCGTTCGTCAATGAAGCGGACGTGCCCGTGGTGACGACGATGCCGGGCATCGGCACCGTCCCCGAGGACGACGAGCGCTGCCTCTCGTGGGCGGGAATGCACGGCACCGGCGCCGCCAACATGGCGGTGTCCCACACCGACTGCCTGTTCGCGGTCGGCACGCGTTTCGACGACCGGCTGACCGGGGGCGTCGAGACGTTCGCGCCCGACGCGACGGTGATCCACGCCGACATCGACGCCGCGGAGATATCCAAGAACGTCGAGGCCGACCACGCGCTGGTCGGCGACGCCGCCGCCGTCATCGAGCAGATGCACGACGCGATGGCGACTGGGTCGAGCGACGGGAGCGAGACCGACACCGGCAGTGACCGCCACGCGGCGTGGCGCGAGCAGTGTCGCGAGTGGCAGGACGACTACCCGATGACGTACGCGGCGCCGGAGGACGAGCCGCTCAAACCGCAGTTCGTCGTCGAGGCCGCCGACGCGGCGACGCCGGACGACGCCGTCGTCACCGCCGGCGTCGGCCAGCACCAGATGTGGGCCGCCCAGTACTGGACGTTCCGCCACCCCCGGAGTTGGGTCGCCAGCCACGGGCTGGGAACGATGGGCTACGGCCTGCCGGCCGCCATCGGTGCCAAGCTCGCCGCGCCCGACCGGGAGGTGGTCTGTTTCGAGGGCGACGGCTCGTTCCTGATGACGCTGCAGGAGCTCTCTGTCGCGGCCCGCGAGAACCTCGACGTGACCGTGATCGTACTCAACAACGAGGCGATCGGGATGGTCCGGCAGTGGCAGGACGCCTTCTTCGAGGGGCGCCACACCGCCTCGGAGTACGGCTGGGTGCCCGAGTTCGCCGCCATCGCCGAGGCGTTCGGCGCGAAGGGGTTCACCCTGGAGACGTACGACGAGGTGGCGGACACCCTCGAAGCGGCGTTCGCCCACGACGGGCCGTCGGTCGTCGACGCCCGGATCGACCCTCGGGAGAACGTCTACCCGATGGTCGAGAGCGGCGGCGACAACAGCGGGTTCGCGCTGGCGGAGGACCAGCTATGAGCGACGACGCCGACGCCGGCTGGGACGACCGACCGACGCAGGCCGACCGGGGCGCGCAACGGGAGGGGCTGGCAGGGCCGGAACCGACCGACCGACCCCGGCCCAGCGGGCGCCGATCGAAACAGGGGGTCCGGATCGACCCCGAGGCGGAGGCCAGCCACCCGGCCCGCCGGACCACCATCTCCGCTCTCGTGAAACACGAGCCGGGGGTGCTGGCCGAGGTCGCGGGGCT
It includes:
- the ilvD gene encoding dihydroxy-acid dehydratase, whose product is MSRQDTEGAADAPNGGKSPDLRSREVTEGAERAPHRAMFRAMGFDDDDLASPMVGVANPAADVTPCNVHLDDVADGAIDGVDAAGGMPIEFGTITISDAISMGTEGMRASLISREVIADSVELVAFGERLDALVTVAGCDKNLPGMLMAAIRTDLPSVFLYGGSILPGQHEGREVTVQNVFEGVGTYAQGEMSREELDELERNACPGAGSCGGMFTANTMASIGEALGLAPLGSASPPAESEGRIAVAERAGELALDTVEHDRKPSDVLSRASFENAIALQVAMGGSTNAVLHLLALAAEAGVDLSIEDFDEISRRTPKIANLQPGGTRVMKDLHDAGGVPVVIRRLVEAGLFDGDAATITGRTVAEELSQLDLPDDDELDEHDFLRPVEDPFHEEGAIKILQGNLAPDGAVLKVTGEDQFHHEGPARVFESEEGAMQYVQEGDLQSGDVIVIRNEGPRGGPGMREMLGVTAAVVGQGHEDDVAMVTDGRFSGATRGPMIGHVAPESFVGGPLAAVEDGDHITIDIPDRTLAVDLDGDELDRRLAEREQPEPAYGRGVLAKYGALFGSAADGAVTDPGLETGR
- a CDS encoding LeuA family protein, which produces MYRGVQCLTTTRARRYPRRIEFSQGTLKTDSEFATARIFDTTLRDGEQSPRTSFSYDDKREIAAALDTAGVDAIEAGFPVNSDAEFAAVRDIASAADTTVCGLARVVEKDVEAAIDAGVDLVHVFASTSDVQIEDSMHASREAVIERSVRSVERAAESGAEVMFSPMDATRTDPDYLAEVVEAVSAVGVDWINVPDTCGVATPGRFADLIRTVREHTDARIDVHTHDDFGLASANALAGFEAGADRAQVSVGGIGERAGNAAFEQVVMAAESVYGADTGVDTTKITELARIVEARSGVPTAPNAPVVGDNAFAHESGIHAAGVIENSATFEPGVMTPEMVGAERELVLGKHTGTHSVRERLRQAGYDPTDEEVRAVTREVKDRGAAGDEITEDTLTTVAEANDVAREPERITEEPAR
- the ilvB gene encoding biosynthetic-type acetolactate synthase large subunit; this encodes MSERAHPAPPEEGTEPERHDRTELSDEQPTEPAPPATGADAAIAALTAAGVEHVFGVQGGAIMPVYDALAEADDGPTHLTMAHEQAAAHAADAYGQVTGEPGVCMATSGPGATNLITGIADADMDSDPVVALTGQVPTEFLGNDAFQETDTVGVTRPITKENYFAGDADRIGATVSEAVELAGAGRPGPTLVDLPKDASTTETAAGPEPGRLPTYYDVPDRADESAIEAAAAAFEAAERPLVLAGGGVVKAEASEELRAFVNEADVPVVTTMPGIGTVPEDDERCLSWAGMHGTGAANMAVSHTDCLFAVGTRFDDRLTGGVETFAPDATVIHADIDAAEISKNVEADHALVGDAAAVIEQMHDAMATGSSDGSETDTGSDRHAAWREQCREWQDDYPMTYAAPEDEPLKPQFVVEAADAATPDDAVVTAGVGQHQMWAAQYWTFRHPRSWVASHGLGTMGYGLPAAIGAKLAAPDREVVCFEGDGSFLMTLQELSVAARENLDVTVIVLNNEAIGMVRQWQDAFFEGRHTASEYGWVPEFAAIAEAFGAKGFTLETYDEVADTLEAAFAHDGPSVVDARIDPRENVYPMVESGGDNSGFALAEDQL